The Achromobacter pestifer genome includes a region encoding these proteins:
- a CDS encoding amino acid synthesis family protein, which translates to MSLQVRKVVSYVEKTLIEGGREAERPLVMVIAAAVIRNPWAGLPFQEDLRPKILEAAPPLGELLVAEILRQAGSADQVEAYGKAAVVGTAGEVEHASALIHTLRFGNAYRGAVGGTSYLSFTNMRGGPGCVITVPLMHKLDEGLRSHYLTVQTTINDAPAPDEIVIALGAATSGRPHHRIGNRYSDLQELEREAQTK; encoded by the coding sequence ATGTCTTTGCAAGTGCGCAAGGTAGTCAGCTATGTGGAAAAAACCCTGATCGAAGGCGGCCGCGAGGCCGAGCGCCCGCTGGTGATGGTCATCGCCGCGGCCGTGATCCGCAACCCCTGGGCGGGCCTGCCGTTCCAGGAAGACCTGCGGCCCAAGATCCTGGAAGCCGCGCCGCCCCTGGGCGAGCTGCTGGTCGCGGAAATCCTGCGCCAGGCCGGCTCCGCCGATCAGGTTGAAGCCTATGGCAAGGCCGCGGTGGTGGGCACGGCCGGCGAAGTGGAGCACGCATCCGCGCTGATCCACACGCTGCGCTTCGGCAACGCCTATCGCGGCGCGGTCGGCGGCACCAGCTACCTGAGCTTCACCAACATGCGCGGCGGCCCCGGCTGCGTGATCACCGTGCCGCTGATGCACAAGCTGGACGAGGGCCTGCGCTCGCACTACCTGACCGTGCAGACCACCATCAACGATGCGCCGGCGCCGGACGAAATCGTGATCGCCCTGGGCGCTGCCACCTCCGGGCGTCCGCACCACCGGATCGGCAACCGCTACTCCGATCTGCAGGAACTCGAGCGCGAGGCGCAGACCAAATGA
- a CDS encoding indolepyruvate ferredoxin oxidoreductase family protein has product MNAPYPAGAADTHGLTLDDKYTRTHGRIYLSGTQALVRLPLLQKQRDLQAGLNTGGYISGYRGSPLGGLDQALWKAKRHLQANDVVFQPGVNEDLAATAVWGSQQLNLFPGAARDGVFGMWYGKGPGVDRSVDVLKHANSAGSSKHGGVLMLAGDDHAAKSSSVAHQSEHVLIASGIPVLYPSNVQEYLDYGLHGWAMSRYTGLWVAMKCVTDVVESSASVEVDPDRVQIVLPQDSLPEGGLNIRWPDTPLSQEARLLDHKWYAALAYVRANKLNRVVLDSPQAHFGIMTAGKAYLDVRQALNDLGLDEAACSEAGIRVLKVGCIWPLDAQDAREFATGLKEILVVEEKRQILEYALKEELYNWRDDVRPRVYGKFDARDNGGGEWSTPRGGWLLPARHELSPALIARAIAARLEKADLSDALWARIAARLAVIDAKEREAARPTLVEERKPWFCSGCPHNTSTRVPEGSRAVAGIGCHYMAMWMDRKTDTFSQMGGEGVAWLGQKDFTSERHIFANLGDGTYFHSGLLAIRAAVAARASITYKILYNDAVAMTGGQPVDGVLTVPQIAAQMQAEGVVKTVVVTDEPEKYAGAAALPQGVEVHHRKSLDEVQRALRDIAGTTVLIYDQTCATEKRRRRKRGEYPDPPRRAFINEAVCEGCGDCSVQSNCLSVEPLDTPLGTKRRINQSSCNKDFSCVEGFCPSFVTAEGATLRKPGAGRNLPALSEPPRPALAEIRQRAAYRVVIAGVGGTGVVTIGALLGAAAHLEGKGVTVLDMAGLAQKGGAVLSHVQLANRPSDLHATRVALGEADLVIGCDALVSASPEVLSRLRPDHGRAVVNSSAAPTAAFLSQPSWRFPGAQAEAALARSTGGNCDFIEAGPLAEALLGDTIYANPLLLGYAWQQGGLPLALDSLRRAIELNGVSVEKNLAAFELGRQAAHHGAAALKPAPRAQVMALPESLDGQVQRLAQHVGAYQDEAYAARFLEAVAAVRAREAALADPQRFEVTQAVARNLAKLMTYKDEYEVARLYVDPAFKARLREQFEGEPGRDYPLRYHLAPPALARRDARGRLQKRAYGSWMGLAFRALAPMKRLRGTWLDVFGRTAERRMERQLAADYLALAEEFSRTLDAANRATALELAVLPDTIRGYGHVKEQNVERARAQQAELWQRYRGRARETLAA; this is encoded by the coding sequence GTGAACGCCCCATACCCCGCAGGCGCGGCCGATACCCATGGCCTGACGCTGGACGACAAGTACACCCGCACCCACGGGCGCATCTACCTGAGCGGCACCCAGGCCCTGGTGCGGCTGCCCCTGCTGCAGAAGCAGCGCGACCTGCAGGCCGGCCTGAACACGGGCGGCTACATCTCGGGTTATCGCGGCTCGCCGCTGGGCGGGCTGGACCAGGCGCTGTGGAAGGCCAAGCGCCACCTGCAGGCGAACGACGTGGTGTTCCAGCCGGGCGTGAACGAGGACCTGGCCGCCACGGCCGTCTGGGGCTCGCAGCAGCTGAACCTGTTCCCGGGCGCGGCGCGCGACGGCGTGTTCGGCATGTGGTACGGCAAGGGGCCGGGGGTGGACCGGTCGGTGGACGTGCTCAAGCACGCCAATTCCGCCGGCAGCTCGAAGCATGGCGGCGTGCTGATGCTGGCGGGCGACGACCATGCCGCCAAGTCCTCGTCGGTGGCGCATCAGTCCGAACACGTGCTGATCGCCAGCGGCATACCGGTGCTGTACCCGTCCAATGTGCAGGAGTATCTGGACTACGGCCTGCATGGCTGGGCCATGAGCCGCTACACCGGCCTGTGGGTGGCGATGAAGTGCGTGACCGACGTGGTCGAGTCCAGCGCGTCGGTGGAGGTGGATCCGGACCGGGTGCAAATCGTGCTGCCCCAGGACTCCCTGCCCGAAGGCGGCCTGAACATCCGCTGGCCCGACACGCCCCTGTCGCAGGAGGCGCGGCTGCTGGACCACAAGTGGTATGCGGCGCTGGCCTATGTGCGCGCCAACAAGCTGAACCGCGTGGTGCTGGATTCGCCGCAGGCGCACTTCGGCATCATGACCGCCGGCAAGGCGTATCTGGACGTGCGCCAGGCGCTCAACGACCTGGGCCTGGACGAGGCCGCCTGTAGCGAGGCCGGCATACGCGTGCTGAAGGTGGGCTGCATCTGGCCGCTGGACGCGCAGGACGCGCGCGAGTTCGCCACTGGCCTGAAAGAGATCCTGGTGGTGGAGGAAAAGCGCCAGATCCTGGAATACGCGCTGAAGGAAGAACTCTACAACTGGCGCGACGACGTGCGGCCTCGCGTCTATGGCAAGTTCGACGCGCGCGACAACGGCGGCGGCGAATGGTCCACGCCGCGCGGCGGCTGGCTGCTGCCGGCGCGCCACGAGCTGTCGCCGGCGCTGATCGCCCGCGCCATCGCCGCACGTCTGGAGAAGGCCGACCTGTCGGACGCGCTGTGGGCGCGCATCGCGGCACGGCTCGCGGTCATCGACGCCAAGGAGCGCGAGGCCGCCCGGCCCACGTTGGTGGAAGAGCGCAAGCCCTGGTTCTGTTCGGGCTGTCCGCACAACACCTCCACCCGCGTGCCCGAAGGCTCGCGCGCGGTCGCCGGCATTGGCTGTCACTACATGGCGATGTGGATGGACCGCAAGACCGATACCTTCAGCCAGATGGGCGGCGAGGGCGTTGCCTGGCTGGGCCAGAAGGATTTCACGTCCGAGCGCCACATCTTTGCCAATTTGGGCGACGGCACCTATTTCCATTCGGGGTTGCTGGCGATACGCGCCGCGGTGGCGGCCCGCGCCAGCATTACCTACAAGATTCTCTACAACGACGCGGTCGCGATGACGGGCGGGCAGCCGGTGGACGGCGTGCTGACCGTGCCGCAGATCGCCGCGCAGATGCAGGCGGAAGGCGTGGTCAAGACCGTGGTCGTGACCGACGAGCCGGAAAAGTACGCCGGCGCCGCCGCGCTGCCGCAGGGCGTGGAGGTGCACCATCGAAAATCGCTGGACGAGGTGCAGCGCGCGCTGCGCGACATCGCGGGCACGACGGTGCTGATCTACGACCAGACCTGCGCCACCGAGAAGCGCCGCCGCCGCAAGCGCGGCGAGTATCCCGATCCGCCGCGCCGCGCCTTTATCAACGAGGCGGTCTGCGAAGGCTGTGGCGACTGTTCGGTGCAATCCAATTGCCTCTCCGTCGAGCCGCTGGACACGCCGCTGGGCACCAAGCGCCGCATCAACCAGTCATCCTGCAACAAGGACTTCTCCTGCGTGGAGGGATTCTGCCCCAGTTTCGTCACGGCGGAAGGCGCGACGCTGCGCAAGCCGGGCGCGGGCAGGAACCTGCCGGCGCTGTCTGAGCCGCCGCGCCCCGCCTTGGCGGAAATCCGCCAGCGAGCGGCCTATCGCGTGGTGATCGCGGGCGTGGGCGGCACCGGCGTCGTGACCATAGGCGCGCTGCTGGGCGCCGCCGCGCATCTTGAAGGCAAGGGCGTGACCGTGCTGGACATGGCCGGGCTGGCGCAGAAGGGCGGCGCCGTGCTCAGCCACGTGCAGCTCGCCAATCGTCCCTCGGACCTGCATGCCACGCGCGTGGCGCTGGGCGAGGCCGATCTGGTCATCGGCTGCGACGCATTGGTGTCGGCGTCGCCCGAGGTGCTGTCGCGCCTGCGGCCGGACCATGGCCGCGCCGTGGTGAACAGCAGCGCCGCGCCGACGGCGGCCTTCCTGTCGCAGCCCAGTTGGCGTTTCCCCGGTGCGCAGGCCGAAGCCGCATTGGCGCGCAGCACGGGCGGCAACTGCGATTTCATCGAGGCCGGCCCGCTGGCCGAGGCCCTGCTCGGCGACACCATCTACGCCAATCCGCTGCTGCTGGGCTATGCCTGGCAGCAGGGCGGGCTGCCGCTGGCGCTGGACAGCCTGCGGCGCGCGATCGAACTGAACGGCGTCTCGGTCGAGAAGAACCTGGCCGCCTTTGAGCTGGGCCGGCAGGCCGCGCACCACGGCGCCGCCGCGCTCAAGCCGGCGCCGCGGGCGCAGGTGATGGCCTTGCCGGAGTCCCTGGACGGCCAGGTCCAGCGGCTGGCGCAACACGTAGGCGCGTATCAGGATGAGGCCTACGCCGCGCGCTTCCTGGAAGCGGTAGCGGCGGTGCGGGCGCGCGAGGCCGCGTTGGCGGATCCGCAGCGTTTCGAGGTCACGCAGGCGGTCGCGCGCAACCTCGCCAAACTCATGACCTACAAGGACGAGTACGAGGTGGCGCGCCTGTACGTGGATCCGGCCTTCAAGGCCCGGCTGCGCGAGCAGTTCGAAGGCGAACCCGGCCGCGACTATCCGCTGCGTTATCACCTGGCGCCGCCCGCGCTTGCGCGCCGCGACGCACGGGGACGGTTGCAGAAGCGCGCCTACGGTTCGTGGATGGGGCTGGCGTTTCGCGCGCTGGCGCCCATGAAGCGGCTGCGCGGCACCTGGCTGGATGTGTTCGGCAGGACCGCCGAACGCCGCATGGAGCGCCAATTGGCGGCCGACTACCTGGCGCTGGCCGAGGAATTCTCCCGCACGCTGGACGCGGCCAATCGCGCCACGGCGCTGGAACTGGCCGTGTTGCCGGACACGATCCGCGGCTACGGCCATGTCAAGGAGCAAAACGTCGAACGGGCGCGTGCGCAGCAAGCCGAGCTGTGGCAGCGTTACCGGGGGCGGGCGCGGGAGACGCTGGCGGCCTGA
- a CDS encoding GGDEF domain-containing protein gives MLTVIVVQQNWQSLAATDDAMKGFIVVRTTLLTMEAVSAERGPMNSALGSDLPVPENILHALAEARQRTNARIADLLALYRAPLNPNGAREFTNIQRIRESLLNARASADAAIAAPRANVSGYNLWTVVGDMVALVPELRAAMSDGIGLVARNQGEDFDLLSLALLAGELREQAGLVGSTFAPALSKRRTLTASDQLRIERVIGRIDELRALIDANIASMPRHASSLAYRELQQQYFGDGMNYLDSVRAIAERAPEDSLVSMYELGANYVPRMKSIVRFRDLMLNEVERRIGENRQAAIRVLLTTLAAAAMLTAALIIGLTMFRKRVIRPFVRATNIIGAIAKGGDVPAIPADQYRGEVNGMFKALNVLNDNAAAVRKLELERDRLIQDLAIMAETDFLTGLLNRRAFEKRLEASLDDIRNDAQEGLGFILFDLDHFKSINDTYGHATGDEALKMVAELCRKTFRESDVVARVGGEEFAVLCRSRNPDRVRDIAERMRLNIAQTRISADEGTCFSMTASFGVAHARGNNAMALEQLSRRADELLYKAKLNGRNCVLLDSAP, from the coding sequence ATGCTGACCGTGATCGTGGTACAGCAGAACTGGCAGTCGCTGGCCGCCACCGACGACGCCATGAAAGGCTTCATCGTGGTCCGCACGACCCTGCTGACGATGGAGGCGGTATCCGCCGAGCGCGGACCCATGAACTCGGCGCTGGGCTCCGATCTGCCGGTTCCCGAAAACATCCTGCACGCGCTGGCTGAAGCGCGCCAGCGCACCAATGCGCGGATCGCCGACCTGCTTGCCCTCTACCGTGCTCCGCTCAACCCCAACGGCGCCCGTGAATTCACCAATATCCAGCGCATTCGCGAGTCGTTGTTGAACGCCCGCGCCAGCGCCGACGCAGCCATCGCCGCACCCCGCGCCAACGTCTCCGGCTACAACCTGTGGACGGTGGTCGGCGACATGGTCGCGCTGGTGCCCGAGCTGCGCGCCGCGATGTCCGACGGCATCGGCCTGGTCGCCCGGAACCAGGGCGAGGACTTCGACCTGCTGTCGCTGGCGTTGCTTGCCGGAGAACTGCGCGAGCAGGCCGGACTGGTGGGTTCCACCTTCGCGCCAGCCCTGAGCAAGCGCCGCACGCTGACCGCCAGCGATCAGCTGAGAATCGAACGCGTGATCGGCCGCATCGACGAACTGCGCGCGCTGATCGACGCCAACATCGCCAGCATGCCCCGTCATGCGTCCTCGCTCGCCTACCGCGAACTGCAGCAGCAGTACTTCGGCGACGGCATGAACTACCTCGACAGCGTACGCGCCATTGCCGAGCGGGCGCCCGAGGATTCCCTGGTGTCGATGTACGAACTGGGCGCGAACTATGTGCCGCGCATGAAGTCCATCGTCCGGTTCCGCGACCTCATGCTCAATGAGGTGGAGCGGCGCATCGGAGAAAACCGCCAGGCTGCGATCCGCGTCCTGCTGACCACCCTGGCTGCCGCGGCGATGCTTACCGCCGCGCTGATAATCGGCCTGACCATGTTCCGCAAGCGTGTCATCCGGCCGTTCGTCCGCGCCACCAACATCATCGGCGCGATCGCGAAAGGCGGTGACGTGCCGGCCATCCCCGCGGACCAGTACCGCGGCGAAGTGAACGGCATGTTCAAGGCCTTGAACGTGCTCAACGACAACGCCGCCGCCGTGCGCAAGCTGGAGCTGGAGCGCGACCGCCTGATCCAGGATCTCGCCATCATGGCCGAAACGGATTTCCTGACCGGCCTGCTGAACCGGCGCGCCTTCGAAAAGCGCCTGGAAGCCTCGCTGGACGACATCCGCAACGATGCGCAGGAAGGCCTGGGCTTCATCCTCTTCGACCTCGACCACTTCAAATCCATCAATGACACGTACGGCCACGCCACCGGCGACGAAGCGCTCAAGATGGTGGCGGAACTGTGCCGCAAGACCTTCCGCGAATCCGACGTGGTCGCACGCGTGGGCGGCGAAGAGTTCGCCGTGCTGTGCCGCAGCCGCAACCCAGACCGCGTCCGGGACATCGCGGAACGCATGCGGCTGAACATCGCGCAGACGCGGATCAGCGCCGACGAAGGAACCTGCTTCAGCATGACCGCCAGCTTCGGCGTCGCCCATGCCCGGGGCAACAACGCTATGGCGCTGGAGCAGCTTTCCCGTCGCGCCGACGAACTGCTGTACAAGGCCAAGCTGAACGGCCGCAACTGCGTGCTGCTGGACTCAGCACCTTGA
- a CDS encoding LysR family transcriptional regulator: MSTPLKIQHLRQFLLAADHGSFRLAAEGTFRSQAAVSAAMQDLEQQLGAPLFEPGKRAQLTPLGIAVAPLFRELLSTHDRVLDAARQFGLGSQGPVSLAVMPSLADEWLPRLLERYARSHPAIRIRAIDESSQDVHRLVLSGEVQVGVAGQVPRTAEVAFAPVARDAFGLVCRKSHPLARRRGPVPWSALADERLIGNATFDTLKNRQLGGAIEDPFMVVSNRASLLASVVSGLGVTVLPVLARPAAATGLAFVPLAEPTVERIVGVLTRKEETLLPSVAAMHALALRSLAQFTRRKGAILV; encoded by the coding sequence ATGTCCACGCCCTTGAAAATCCAGCACCTGCGCCAGTTCCTGCTGGCGGCCGACCATGGCAGCTTCCGCCTGGCGGCCGAAGGCACGTTCCGCTCGCAGGCGGCGGTGTCGGCGGCCATGCAGGATCTGGAGCAGCAGCTGGGCGCGCCGTTGTTCGAGCCCGGCAAGCGCGCGCAGCTCACGCCCCTGGGCATCGCGGTGGCCCCGCTGTTCCGCGAACTGCTGTCCACCCACGACCGGGTGCTGGATGCGGCGCGCCAGTTCGGGCTGGGTAGCCAGGGACCGGTGTCGCTGGCGGTGATGCCGTCGCTGGCCGACGAGTGGCTGCCGCGCCTGCTGGAGCGCTACGCGCGCAGCCACCCCGCGATCCGCATCCGCGCCATCGACGAGTCTTCGCAGGACGTGCACCGGCTGGTGCTGAGCGGCGAGGTGCAGGTAGGGGTGGCGGGGCAGGTGCCGCGCACCGCGGAAGTGGCGTTCGCGCCGGTGGCGCGCGACGCGTTCGGCCTGGTGTGCCGCAAGAGCCATCCGCTGGCGCGACGCCGCGGACCGGTGCCCTGGTCCGCGCTGGCCGACGAGCGCCTGATAGGCAATGCCACCTTCGACACGCTGAAGAACCGGCAATTGGGCGGAGCCATCGAAGACCCGTTCATGGTGGTGTCGAACCGCGCGTCGCTCTTGGCCAGCGTGGTCAGCGGCCTGGGCGTGACCGTGCTGCCGGTGCTGGCGCGGCCGGCGGCCGCGACCGGACTGGCCTTCGTGCCGCTGGCCGAGCCCACGGTCGAGCGCATCGTCGGCGTGCTGACCCGCAAGGAAGAAACGCTGCTGCCGTCGGTGGCGGCCATGCATGCGCTGGCCCTGCGTTCATTGGCCCAGTTCACGCGCCGCAAGGGCGCGATCCTGGTGTAG
- a CDS encoding LysR substrate-binding domain-containing protein — MANDVTLRQLRYFAAAARTGRFSMAATDEHVSQSAVTNAVLALEAQLGVRLFDRHPHGVTLTPEGHNFHQRARDVLDALDDALREPGFQRYALRGAVRIAASYTVLGYFLPDLLARFRRRYPDVELDLVDMDRPEIEAAVSSGEVELGVALLSNVDKRERFGHQVLVRSRRQLWTASGHPLTQAAAPSLADIAGYPYILLEMDEGERSALAYWRAHGLQPDIAFRTRSMEALRGLVAHGFGVTMLSDMVYRPWSLEGRKIEAVPITDAVPPMEAGLLWHPQARLAKPAEAFRQFMIYACGV; from the coding sequence ATGGCTAATGACGTCACCCTGCGCCAGCTGCGGTACTTCGCGGCGGCCGCCCGGACGGGCCGGTTTTCCATGGCGGCCACCGACGAGCATGTCTCGCAATCCGCGGTCACCAACGCGGTCCTTGCCCTGGAGGCGCAATTGGGTGTGCGCCTGTTCGACCGCCACCCGCATGGCGTCACGCTGACGCCCGAAGGGCACAACTTCCATCAGCGCGCGCGCGACGTGCTCGACGCCCTGGACGACGCCTTGCGCGAACCCGGCTTCCAGCGCTACGCGCTGCGCGGCGCCGTGCGGATCGCGGCGTCTTACACGGTACTGGGCTACTTCCTGCCGGACCTGCTGGCGCGCTTCCGCCGACGCTATCCCGACGTGGAGCTCGATCTGGTCGACATGGACCGGCCCGAGATTGAAGCGGCCGTGTCCAGCGGCGAGGTCGAGCTGGGCGTGGCGCTGCTGTCCAACGTCGACAAGCGCGAACGCTTCGGACACCAAGTGCTGGTGCGGTCGCGGCGGCAGCTATGGACCGCGTCCGGCCATCCGCTGACGCAGGCCGCGGCCCCGTCGCTGGCCGACATCGCCGGCTATCCCTATATCCTGTTGGAAATGGACGAGGGCGAACGTTCCGCCCTGGCCTATTGGCGCGCCCACGGCTTGCAGCCCGACATCGCGTTCCGCACGCGTTCGATGGAGGCGCTGCGCGGGCTGGTGGCGCACGGCTTTGGCGTCACCATGTTGTCGGACATGGTTTACCGTCCCTGGTCGCTGGAAGGCCGCAAGATCGAGGCCGTGCCCATCACCGATGCGGTCCCGCCCATGGAGGCGGGCCTGCTGTGGCATCCGCAAGCGCGGCTGGCCAAGCCCGCCGAAGCCTTCCGCCAGTTCATGATCTACGCCTGCGGCGTCTAG
- a CDS encoding alpha/beta fold hydrolase: MSAHFRRSGRGEPLVLLHGVGLDHTLWDDLTPLLEPDFEVLRYDMLGHGLAPAIDGDVTVQDFVAQLDAELDRAGWQSANLLGYSMGGLVAGAYAAARPQRVTRLALLSTVFRRSPDEARAVLARLDAAATQDPAAAAQVSLQRWFTPAFQARRPERVASIGQRLLHNDRANFLAAYRVFALGDPILAQAAPEIDCPALVLTGELDVGSTPRMTLELAEALPHGRAQVVPGQRHMLPVEEPAVVASALHGFLLPAAGTPSLV, from the coding sequence ATGAGCGCACATTTTCGGCGTTCAGGGCGCGGTGAGCCCCTGGTGCTGCTGCACGGCGTCGGCCTGGACCACACTTTGTGGGACGACCTGACGCCGCTGCTGGAGCCGGATTTCGAGGTGCTGCGCTATGACATGCTGGGCCACGGCCTGGCCCCCGCCATCGACGGCGATGTGACCGTGCAGGACTTCGTCGCGCAGCTGGACGCGGAACTGGACCGCGCCGGCTGGCAGAGCGCCAACCTGCTGGGCTATTCCATGGGCGGTCTGGTCGCGGGCGCCTATGCCGCCGCCCGTCCGCAGCGCGTCACCCGGCTGGCCTTGCTGAGCACGGTGTTCCGGCGCAGCCCCGACGAGGCGCGCGCCGTGCTGGCTCGGCTGGACGCGGCGGCGACGCAGGATCCCGCAGCCGCCGCCCAGGTCTCGCTGCAACGCTGGTTCACACCCGCGTTCCAGGCCCGCCGTCCGGAACGCGTCGCCAGCATCGGCCAGCGCCTGCTGCACAACGATCGCGCCAACTTCCTGGCCGCATACCGCGTGTTTGCGCTGGGCGACCCGATCTTGGCGCAGGCCGCGCCTGAGATCGACTGCCCTGCCCTGGTGTTGACGGGCGAACTGGACGTCGGCTCGACCCCGCGCATGACACTGGAACTGGCCGAGGCGCTGCCGCATGGCCGCGCGCAAGTGGTGCCGGGCCAGCGGCACATGCTGCCGGTGGAAGAGCCCGCCGTCGTGGCATCGGCGCTGCATGGATTTTTGCTGCCGGCGGCCGGCACACCGTCCTTGGTTTAG
- a CDS encoding Bug family tripartite tricarboxylate transporter substrate binding protein, with protein MNRRTILKNMAALALTPLGAALSGAASAREAPLRVIVPFPPGGGTDVLGRVIAATLEGALDRPVVVENKPGASGMLGADYTANGVKDGSVLLFAGLVPSVRYYARPPEDVLKQLAPVCPIARSPYMVAVNADLPAKTLGELVAQAKREPKGLTFGSPGNATPQHLATELLQAACGIDMLHVPYRGTGPMMTDLLGGQIQVVVATVAAVEPYLQSGRLRVLAVTSPERLPKYPDIPTVAEGGYPGFSAQIQFGTYCAAGTPEAAIAALNQGINRALQTEAVRSKLGEQGFQPTGGTPAQLQQALLAEIRDVAGLVQAGKVKVDL; from the coding sequence ATGAATCGCAGAACCATCCTGAAGAACATGGCGGCCCTGGCCCTCACGCCGCTGGGCGCCGCGTTGAGCGGCGCCGCCAGCGCGCGCGAAGCCCCCTTGCGCGTCATCGTGCCCTTCCCGCCCGGCGGCGGCACCGACGTGCTGGGCCGCGTGATCGCCGCCACGCTGGAAGGCGCGCTCGACCGCCCGGTGGTGGTCGAAAACAAGCCCGGCGCCAGCGGCATGCTGGGCGCCGACTACACCGCCAACGGCGTCAAGGACGGCAGCGTGCTGCTGTTCGCCGGACTGGTGCCTTCGGTGCGCTACTACGCCCGGCCGCCCGAGGACGTGCTCAAGCAGCTGGCGCCGGTCTGCCCCATCGCGCGTTCGCCCTACATGGTGGCGGTCAACGCCGACCTGCCGGCCAAGACCCTGGGCGAACTGGTTGCCCAGGCCAAACGCGAACCCAAGGGACTGACCTTCGGCTCCCCCGGCAATGCCACGCCGCAGCATCTGGCCACCGAGCTGCTGCAGGCCGCCTGCGGCATCGACATGCTGCACGTGCCCTACCGCGGCACGGGTCCGATGATGACGGACCTGCTGGGCGGGCAGATCCAGGTGGTGGTCGCCACCGTCGCGGCAGTGGAGCCTTATCTGCAAAGCGGACGCCTGCGCGTGCTGGCCGTGACCAGCCCGGAGCGCCTGCCCAAGTACCCGGACATCCCGACGGTGGCCGAAGGCGGCTACCCCGGCTTCTCGGCGCAGATCCAATTCGGCACCTATTGCGCCGCCGGCACCCCGGAAGCCGCCATCGCGGCGCTGAATCAGGGCATCAACCGCGCGTTGCAGACCGAAGCGGTCCGTTCCAAGCTGGGCGAACAGGGCTTCCAGCCCACCGGCGGCACGCCCGCGCAGCTGCAACAGGCGCTGCTGGCGGAAATACGCGACGTGGCGGGGCTGGTGCAGGCCGGCAAGGTCAAGGTCGACCTGTAG
- a CDS encoding DUF2235 domain-containing protein, with amino-acid sequence MVKNLAVFFDGTWNEPNDRTNVYELYKAAPETSTQETFYIEGVGTQGQGLWAAIDKFAGGAFGAGLSANIRTGYRWLCQRYEPRDRIFLFGFSRGAYSARSLAGMVRKCGLLNDPSDNNVAEAYALYRDDCIPSSLEAATFRVNFSRETDVHFVGVWDTVGSLGIPVGGIPFPGFSRFYNFHDTELSNHVHHAYHAIATNEFREPYAPTLWTRLANSEPRPPDHPVEQRWFIGAHSDIGGGYRDGSLQTLPASWLQEKARQAGLEAGLAQRVATDYEQCEPHDSYREFTEKVLIHVKKRPRLWDGATVLNLTVDERLVKRFGLSQEFLKDYPDFKDELEKLPVARP; translated from the coding sequence ATGGTGAAGAATCTAGCCGTATTCTTCGATGGGACCTGGAACGAACCCAACGACCGCACCAATGTCTACGAACTCTACAAAGCGGCGCCCGAGACCTCCACGCAGGAAACGTTTTACATAGAAGGCGTGGGCACGCAGGGCCAGGGCCTGTGGGCCGCCATCGACAAGTTCGCCGGCGGCGCCTTTGGCGCGGGACTGTCGGCCAACATCCGCACGGGCTACCGCTGGCTTTGCCAGCGCTACGAACCGCGCGACCGCATCTTCCTGTTCGGTTTCAGCCGCGGCGCCTACTCCGCCCGCAGCCTGGCCGGCATGGTGCGCAAATGCGGCCTGCTGAATGATCCCTCAGACAACAACGTGGCGGAAGCCTATGCGCTCTACCGCGACGACTGCATCCCCTCGTCGCTGGAAGCCGCGACCTTCCGCGTCAACTTCTCGCGCGAGACCGACGTGCATTTCGTCGGCGTCTGGGACACGGTCGGCAGCCTGGGCATACCGGTGGGCGGCATCCCCTTTCCGGGCTTCTCCAGGTTCTACAACTTCCACGACACCGAACTCAGCAACCACGTCCATCACGCCTATCACGCCATCGCCACCAACGAATTCCGCGAACCGTATGCGCCGACCCTGTGGACCCGTCTGGCCAACTCCGAGCCGCGCCCGCCCGACCATCCGGTCGAGCAACGCTGGTTCATCGGCGCCCATTCCGACATCGGCGGCGGCTACCGCGACGGCAGCTTGCAAACGCTGCCGGCTTCGTGGCTGCAGGAGAAGGCGCGCCAGGCCGGCCTGGAAGCCGGGCTGGCGCAGCGCGTCGCGACGGACTACGAGCAATGCGAGCCGCACGATTCCTACCGCGAATTCACCGAAAAGGTGCTGATCCATGTGAAAAAACGCCCCAGGCTGTGGGACGGTGCGACCGTGCTCAATCTGACGGTGGACGAGCGTCTGGTGAAGCGGTTCGGGCTCAGCCAGGAATTCCTGAAGGATTATCCCGACTTCAAGGATGAGCTGGAAAAACTGCCTGTCGCGCGGCCATGA